From a region of the Drosophila ananassae strain 14024-0371.13 chromosome XL, ASM1763931v2, whole genome shotgun sequence genome:
- the LOC6503948 gene encoding CBL-interacting protein kinase 25 — protein MDLGDSKLRAVRVLGQGSFGRVFLCYQSGRQVCVKRIIVRNPKTELGLIKEEVYIISQLRHPHIVQFLRSFTHAGTVNIVMEYLPNGTLRDVIQKLPPGTGGIHQDRLLRFFRDMVLGLEYLHIRCVIHRDIKPENMLLDAKDRVKIADFGISNVHAPSTQSQTVMGTPLYMAPEAMNPTGKAGFKSDIWSLGLVVYELCIGHSPFTVIYGSGTTPEQLQSVIHTISSPKLDCLLIRRFYDPVWSRLCEMMIVYEQERRICLPDIYHVDAGITSALYRHYFDYKY, from the coding sequence ATGGATCTAGGCGACTCCAAACTGCGGGCGGTTAGAGTCCTGGGCCAGGGCTCCTTCGGACGGGTGTTCCTCTGCTACCAGTCAGGCCGGCAAGTCTGCGTCAAGCGGATCATCGTTCGCAATCCCAAGACAGAGCTGGGACTTATCAAGGAGGAGGTGTACATCATCTCGCAGCTGCGCCATCCACATATCGTCCAGTTCCTGCGCTCGTTTACCCACGCCGGCACCGTGAACATAGTCATGGAATACCTGCCCAACGGAACACTAAGAGATGTGATCCAAAAACTACCTCCAGGCACTGGCGGAATCCATCAGGACCGACTTTTACGTTTCTTTCGGGACATGGTCTTGGGCCTGGAGTACCTGCATATCCGTTGCGTTATCCATCGGGACATCAAGCCAGAGAACATGCTGCTGGACGCCAAGGATCGCGTGAAGATAGCCGACTTTGGCATCTCCAATGTGCATGCACCCAGCACCCAATCCCAGACGGTCATGGGCACTCCCCTGTACATGGCCCCGGAAGCCATGAATCCGACGGGCAAGGCGGGCTTTAAGTCTGATATCTGGTCCCTGGGACTGGTGGTCTACGAGCTGTGCATCGGACACAGTCCCTTCACAGTCATCTATGGATCGGGAACTACGCCGGAGCAGCTTCAGAGCGTAATTCATACAATTTCCAGTCCCAAATTGGATTGCCTGCTTATCCGGCGGTTCTACGATCCAGTGTGGTCGCGTCTTTGCGAAATGATGATTGTATACGAGCAGGAGCGCCGCATCTGCTTGCCGGACATATATCACGTGGATGCCGGCATCACATCGGCCCTCTATAGGCATTACTTTGattacaaatattaa
- the LOC6503699 gene encoding pre-rRNA-processing protein esf1 — MGKMGKKKEKPGKMTKADPSSSAKKPKAPAPAAVDPESGIWKDERFHHLLADPRFRGVPKVQRKVKIDQRFQGMFTDEKFKVKYTVDKYGRPINKSNAEDLKKFYELDEDSDDEKDEEEQEPEEELDKKEEVKAESDSEEERRAEERAIADLEDQNELGNDALDSDESDVPEDLRKRLTNPDVDYARGEGGITDSSSDEDSEDEEDEGPELQIDHVWGELDNDAESTEESTHRLAVCNMDWDRIRAKDLMVMLSSFLPPGGTILSVKIYPSQFGKERMAEEEVHGPKELVERKEEASDEEEELVRENDSDAEEGEDYHMEKLRQYQLNRLRYYYAVVECDSVPTADKIYQECDGIEYESSATRVDLRFIPDDTTFEEDAPTDECLELPDASSYKPRQFTTTALQQAKVDLTWDETALDRRELGDKLSSGQVDKLTDKELRKIVAYSSEEEESASEEEEPEPEKPKEKEPAQQKPKKLSKQERIANYKNLLAEIMEQEKKEKEQKYEMEMSWHIETPKEKGEEEQQTIGRSDQAQLTPIEKMIQKRSEKNKLRKEQRRQKQIEAKGGDGGDDSDASSVPDGIDLNDAYFAEEFANGDYAPPKTKASKDKKKNKKKQNGQAEDSEALQQEKELELLLDDGDEREEKQHFSLAKILKKEEQESGGSKRKRRQQLKKSKQVGKPASEKPDDDFHMNVDDNRFKAVYKSHEFNIDPTHSHYKATKGMQQIIGEKLKRRQQQVPGASGDADGEEAATVPKRSKQQLEQNALVKSLKRKLQQREQKP, encoded by the coding sequence ATGGGCAAAATGGGCAAGAAGAAGGAAAAGCCGGGGAAGATGACCAAGGCGGATCCATCCTCCTCAGCTAAAAAGCCAAAGGCACCTGCGCCGGCAGCCGTCGACCCAGAGAGCGGCATATGGAAGGATGAACGTTTTCATCATCTTCTGGCGGATCCTAGATTCCGTGGAGTACCCAAGGTGCAGCGGAAGGTGAAGATCGACCAGCGCTTCCAGGGCATGTTCACGGATGAGAAATTCAAAGTGAAGTATACCGTGGATAAGTACGGCCGGCCAATAAACAAGAGCAACGCGGAGGATCTCAAAAAGTTCTACGAGTTGGATGAAGACAGCGATGATGAGAAAGATGAGGAGGAACAGGAGCCGGAAGAGGAATTGGATAAGAAAGAGGAGGTCAAGGCTGAGTCAGACTCTGAGGAGGAGCGGCGTGCCGAGGAGCGTGCCATAGCTGATTTGGAGGACCAAAACGAACTGGGTAATGATGCCTTGGACAGCGATGAATCTGATGTTCCCGAAGATCTCCGCAAACGTTTGACCAACCCGGACGTCGATTACGCCCGCGGTGAGGGCGGTATCACGGACTCCTCCTCTGACGAAGACAGTGAAGATGAGGAGGACGAGGGGCCTGAACTCCAAATCGACCATGTGTGGGGGGAGCTCGACAACGACGCCGAAAGCACCGAGGAAAGCACCCATCGCCTCGCCGTCTGCAACATGGATTGGGACCGTATTCGGGCCAAAGATTTGATGGTCATGCTGAGCTCCTTCTTGCCGCCAGGCGGGACTATCCTTAGTGTCAAGATATACCCCTCACAGTTTGGTAAAGAGCGAATGGCTGAAGAGGAGGTGCACGGGCCCAAGGAGCTTGTGGAGCGAAAGGAGGAGGCCTCtgacgaggaggaggaactGGTGCGGGAGAACGACAGCGATGCCGAGGAGGGTGAAGACTACCACATGGAGAAGCTACGGCAGTACCAGCTGAATCGCCTGCGCTACTACTACGCCGTCGTTGAGTGTGATAGCGTCCCTACTGCGGATAAAATTTACCAGGAGTGTGATGGTATCGAGTACGAGAGCTCCGCCACTCGCGTAGACCTGAGATTCATTCCTGATGATACCACCTTTGAGGAAGACGCTCCGACCGATGAGTGCCTGGAGCTACCGGACGCCAGCAGCTACAAGCCACGTCAGTTCACTACAACGGCGCTGCAGCAAGCCAAAGTGGATCTAACCTGGGACGAGACGGCTTTGGATAGGCGGGAGTTAGGCGACAAACTGTCTTCTGGCCAGGTGGACAAGCTGACGGATAAGGAGCTTAGGAAAATAGTGGCATACAGCAGTGAGGAGGAAGAATCTGcgtcggaggaggaggagccagaACCGGAGAAGCCAAAGGAGAAAGAACCAGCGCAGCAAAAGCCCAAGAAACTCTCCAAGCAGGAGCGCATTGCCAACTACAAAAACCTTCTTGCTGAAATTATGGAGCAAGAGAAGAAGGAAAAGGAGCAGAAGTATGAAATGGAAATGTCCTGGCACATAGAGACGCCCAAGGAGAAGGgcgaggaggagcagcagacGATTGGCAGATCGGATCAGGCTCAACTGACTCCCATCGAGAAGATGATCCAAAAGCGCAGCGAAAAGAATAAGCTGCGGAAAGAACAACGTAGGCAGAAGCAGATCGAAGCCAAGGGTGGCGATGGTGGTGACGATAGCGATGCGTCTTCCGTGCCAGATGGCATTGATCTGAATGACGCATATTTCGCCGAGGAGTTTGCCAATGGAGACTACGCTCCTCCAAAAACCAAGGCTTCTAAggataagaaaaaaaataagaagaaacAAAATGGACAGGCGGAGGATAGCGAGGCGCTCCAGCAAGAGAAAGAACTGGAACTCCTGCTGGACGACGGGGACGAGCGTGAAGAGAAGCAGCACTTCAGCCTGGccaagattttgaaaaaagagGAGCAGGAGTCTGGTGGCTCCAAGCGGAAACGTCGTCAGCAGCTGAAGAAATCCAAACAGGTCGGCAAACCAGCCTCCGAAAAGCCTGACGATGACTTCCACATGAATGTAGACGACAACCGCTTTAAGGCGGTTTATAAATCGCACGAGTTCAACATTGATCCCACCCACTCCCACTACAAGGCCACCAAGGGCATGCAGCAGATCATCGGGGAGAAGCTGAAGCGCAGGCAGCAGCAGGTCCCTGGAGCCAGTGGGGACGCGGATGGGGAGGAGGCAGCGACGGTGCCCAAACGTAGCAAACAGCAACTGGAGCAGAACGCTTTAGTGAAGAGCCTGAAGCGGAAGCTCCAGCAGCGGGAGCAGAAGCCTTAG
- the LOC6503949 gene encoding solute carrier family 12 member 8 gives MSNTSEGNGSGNGTGGRRTVDWQRFGLGNEDDGEVAVATFRQRTNNNTGGFVDLGNEYTYAAGGHHASGANEIFAGEQGDKPWWRSNFFISQPVLFGTWDGVFTSCLINVFGVIVFLRSGWIVAQAGILNAVLIIFCTVVIALVSVLSAIGICERCRVESGGVYFLIAHTLGSRFGGALGLLYCFGQAVGCALNVMGFGESMAGLVNLGESKWAIRGFATAAVLLLGCINVAGVKWVIKLQFILLMILLISALDFMVGSFIGQNEKNGFDGWVSGNFVANLWPMYENGYSWFRVFGVFFPTVTGVLSGINMSGDLRAPSTDIPNGTLAAFGTSTFLYLVFVLFLGATCQRDTLRTNFMIAVSVSATHFLLLAGIYVSSMSSCLGAMYGTPRVLQSIAKESVIPGIDVLGKGRGPNKVPLYAMAIVALVTVTFIIVGDINFLAPIVTMPFLLTYACIDYAYFALAQTFDIQEQREERFRIQASSPSYETRRYGSVSDTGNDLDLLFPDRVRHKNLQSPQNSPLHQTAPHQSEFSGEGPSTSSRTTQPATSSANNDATTLAVDQDGAPDQEQNQDEAEPIAPIRPPIHSKTKNWYSGYCNRWASLLGAFTKLLVMLLVNWYYALTCFLVVFIVWFYVGTANPAVKPGLTAEFNFFSWLKSIIFRCFGKRIHEYEQIVVTPSCPGVDLSPTQLNEQNEDFRPRPNYHHSSVIEGRLIDDI, from the exons ATGAGTAATACCTCGGAAGGTAACGGTAGCGGTAACGGAACCGGAGGCCGACGCACCGTCGACTGGCAGAGATTCGGTCTAGGCAACGAGGATGATGGCGAGGTGGCGGTGGCCACCTTTCGCCAAAGGACCAATAACAACACCGGCGGCTTCGTAGATCTCGGAAACGAGTACACCTATGCGGCTGGAGGGCACCATGCATCTGGAGCGAACGAGATCTTTGCCGGCGAGCAGGGCGACAAACCCTG GTGGCGATCCAACTTTTTCATTTCGCAGCCGGTACTTTTTGGCACCTGGGACGGTGTGTTCACTTCCTGCTTGATCAACGTGTTTGGTGTGATCGTATTTTTGCGCTCCGGGTGGATTGTTGCCCAGGCTGGCATTCTCAACGCGGTGCTAATCATCTTCTGCACAGTTGTTATAGCCCTCGTTAGCGTGCTGTCAGCGATTGGCATCTGCGAACGATGTCGCGTTGAGAGTGGCGGCGTTTACTTCCTAATAGCGCACACATTGGGCTCCCGCTTCGGTGGCGCCCTCGGACTGCTCTACTGCTTCGGTCAGGCGGTGGGATGTGCGCTTAATGTGATGGGATTTGGTGAGTCGATGGCCGGTCTTGTGAATCTCGGAGAAAGCAAATGGGCCATCAGAGGATTCGCAACCGCCGCAGTCCTTCTGCTTGGCTGCATCAATGTGGCCGGCGTTAAGTGGGTGATCAAGCTGCAGTTTATTCTGCTTATGATCCTCCTTATATCGGCGCTGGACTTTATGGTGGGCAGCTTTATTGGACAGAATGAAA AAAATGGATTTGATGGCTGGGTAAGTGGAAATTTTGTCGCTAACCTGTGGCCGATGTACGAGAACGGGTACTCCTGGTTTCGTGTGTTTGGAGTCTTCTTCCCCACCGTGACGGGTGTTCTTTCTGGCATCAACATGAGCGGCGATCTGCGGGCTCCTTCCACGGACATTCCCAACGGCACCCTTGCTGCTTTCGGAACATC CACATTCCTGTACCTAGTATTTGTGCTGTTCCTGGGTGCGACTTGTCAGCGAGACACGCTGCGCACCAACTTTATGATCGCCGTCTCCGTGTCGGCCACTCACTTCCTTCTCTTAGCTGGAATCTACGTGTCGAGTATGTCCTCCTGCTTGGGCGCGATGTACGGCACACCACGTGTCCTACAGAGCATTGCCAAAGAGAGCGTTATTCCAGGGATCGATGTCCTGGGCAAGGGA CGTGGTCCCAACAAAGTGCCTCTGTATGCTATGGCCATTGTGGCCCTTGTCACTGTAACCTTCATTATTGTCGGAGACATCAACTTCCTGGCTCCCATTGTGACGATGCCCTTCCTGCTGACGTACGCCTGCATCGACTATGCTTACTTTGCACTGGCCCAGACCttcgacatccaggaacagcGCGAGGAGCGCTTCCGCATCCAGGCCTCAAGCCCCAGCTATGAGACACGTCGTTACGGAAGTGTCTCAGACACGGGCAATGACCTCGACCTGCTCTTTCCCGATCGGGTCCGGCACAAGAACCTGCAAAGTCCCCAGAACTCGCCACTCCACCAGACGGCACCACACCAGTCGGAGTTCAGCGGGGAGGGACCAAGCACCTCAAGCCGAACGACGCAACCAGCGACTTCATCGGCCAACAACGACGCCACGACTCTAGCCGTCGACCAGGACGGAGCGCCAGACCAGGAGCAGAATCAGGACGAGGCCGAGCCCATTGCTCCCATCCGACCGCCCATCCACTCCAAGACGAAAAACTGGTACTCCGGCTACTGCAACCGCTGGGCTTCGCTGCTTGGA GCGTTTACCAAGCTTTTGGTCATGCTGCTGGTGAACTGGTACTATGCGCTCACCTGCTTTCTGGTGGTGTTCATTGTGTGGTTCTATGTAGGCACGGCCAATCCGGCGGTGAAGCCTGGCCTAACGGCCGAGTTTAACTTCTTTTCCTGGCTTAAGAGCATAATATTCCGGTGCTTTGG TAAGCGTATCCACGAGTACGAACAGATCGTAGTAACGCCATCGTGTCCCGGTGTGGATCTCTCGCCCACGCAGCTGAACGAACAGAACGAGGACTTCCGGCCACGGCCCAATTACCACCACTCTTCAGTCATCGAGGGTCGCCTCATCGATGATATTTAG
- the LOC6503698 gene encoding tetraspanin-2A — MGIGYGASDEQLEKQIGCVKYTLFCFNIVAWIISTALFALTVWLRAEPGFNDWLKILEAQSFYIGVYVLIGISIVMMAVSFLGCLSALMENTLALFVFVGTQVFGFISIVAGSAVLMQFSTMHSSLQPLLNVSLRRFVSTSEYTYSNYVLTMIQENIGCCGASGPWDYLDLRQPLPSSCRDVVSGNAFFNGCVDELTWFFEGKTGWIVALAMTLGLLNVICAVMSFVLVQAVKKEEEQASNYRR, encoded by the coding sequence ATGGGCATCGGCTACGGAGCCTCCGACGAGCAGCTGGAGAAGCAAATCGGCTGCGTCAAGTACACCCTGTTCTGCTTCAACATCGTGGCCTGGATTATATCCACTGCGCTGTTCGCCCTGACCGTCTGGCTGAGGGCCGAGCCCGGCTTCAACGACTGGCTCAAGATCCTGGAGGCTCAGTCCTTCTACATTGGCGTCTATGTGCTCATCGGCATCAGCATCGTGATGATGGCGGTCAGCTTCCTGGGCTGTCTGAGTGCCTTGATGGAGAACACGTTGGCGCTATTTGTGTTCGTCGGGACCCAGGTGTTCGGTTTTATATCCATTGTGGCCGGATCGGCGGTTCTGATGCAGTTCAGCACCATGCACTCGAGTCTGCAGCCGCTGCTGAATGTTTCCCTACGGAGATTCGTCTCTACTTCCGAGTACACCTACTCAAACTATGTTCTGACCATGATCCAGGAGAACATCGGCTGCTGCGGCGCCTCCGGCCCTTGGGACTACCTGGATCTGCGACAGCCGCTTCCCAGTTCCTGTCGCGACGTCGTCAGTGGTAATGCCTTCTTCAACGGCTGCGTGGACGAGCTGACCTGGTTCTTTGAGGGCAAGACTGGATGGATCGTGGCCCTGGCGATGACCCTGGGTCTGCTGAACGTCATTTGTGCCGTGATGAGCTTCGTTCTGGTCCAGGCAGtcaagaaggaggaggagcaggccAGCAACTACCGCCGCTAA